The following are encoded in a window of Echeneis naucrates chromosome 19, fEcheNa1.1, whole genome shotgun sequence genomic DNA:
- the LOC115059526 gene encoding synembryn-A-like isoform X1 → MHTSGSLPDHPPVDGLTTGADLRRLRPEASPQSGGGSRARRTNSMDVDVEGIIQCIKQGDENGVQMQLQEFNKEFAQCFFFDAEERDQRKQRKLEEFRRNKLRECTDSDSECDEYNQEDRSIILRESLAVVLLRFIKTGGVKCHLLRVSLRTLRILSRDKKVLGPLVTDNALLTLAKLAGLTASDTSDEVSDPDSDFYDNIIASLAEAKVLQCRTDDDEEEGDAEANDQNEEGSAFDDDTKSDISNANSGDQDNISWCGSHGTSINPMPRGGLHHKVLERGRKDRRESKMEGEDEEEDGPSGEETHRKEALKVLCNVVYNSTWAQERFSALRLICGLTERLSSSVSWSPPSSVQFYELRLMFLITALRPELSTQLQQEGGVSILTAALEGCLEIQWKDQYECVLKPAAPPISLEASQRIIEILKILFNITHRTHRQEPSEAHAALYRHLVAILRLCLMRNCMLPDDTDELQGHTVNLLSALPLQCLDVLLTGPVELDSEQCQGVNMDCVRTLLTFMERRLESGEKVKEKLTPILNLLTESCRAHRETRHYIRKHILPPLRDVSHRPEEGSTVKSRLIRLMTHLDTDLKYCAADLIFVLCKENVRRFVKYTGYGNAAGLLATRGLLGGQGPRTNSSDALYSSDSDSDTEEYRQVKDRINPVTGRVEAEQSDPMEGMTEEEKEEEAKRLIMLFNRLSRDSIIQPMGVDSEGKLVPIMGLKDDSPPEDMGPESKNDGEGEKK, encoded by the exons CTGACCATCCTCCGGTGGACGGACTAACAACCGGGGCGGATCTGCGGCGGCTCCGTCCTGAAGCGTCCCCGCAGTCAGGCGGCGGAAGCCGGGCTCGCAGGACAAACAG CATGGACGTGGATGTGGAGGGGATTATCCAGTGCATCAAGCAGGGGGATGAGAACGGTGTTCAGATGCAGCTGCAGGAGTTTAACAAGGAG TTTGCCCAGTGTTTCTTCTTTGATGCAGAAGAGAGGGACCAAAGGAAG CAAAGAAAGTTGGAGGAG TTCAGGAGGAATAAACTGAGAGAGTGCACTGACTCTGACTCAGAGTGTGATGAGTACAACCAGGAGGATCGAAGCATCATCCTCAGAGAG AGTTTAGCTGTTGTCCTGCTGAGGTTTATAAAAACAGGAGGAGTTAAATGTCACCTTTTAAGAGTATCTCTGCGTACCCTGAGGATCCTGTCCAGGGATAAAAAGGTCCTGGGCCCCTTGGTGACCGATAACGCTCTGCTGACTTTGGCCAAACTAGCTGGGCTCACTGCAAGTGACACAAGCGATGAAGTCAGTGACCCTGACTCAGATTTCTACGATAACATCATTGCTTCTCTTGCCGAGGCCAAAGTTTTGCAGTGCCGCAccgatgatgatgaagaagagggcGATGCCGAAGCAAATGACCAAAATGAAGAAGGCTCTGCCTTTGATGATGATACCAAGAGTGACATCAGCAATGCCAACAGTGGAGATCAGGACAACATCAGCTGGTGTGGGAGCCACGGGACTAGCATCAATCCAATGCCCAGAGGGGGACTACATCACAAGGTCCTGGAGCGAGGGAGGAAGGACCGCAGAGAGAGCAagatggagggggaggatgaggaggaggacgggcCATCAGGAGAGGAGACGCACAGAAAAGAGGCCTTGAAGGTCCTGTGTAATGTGGTATACAACAGCACCTGGGCACAGGAGAGGTTCAGTGCTCTCAG GCTCATCTGTGGTCTCACAGAGCGACTGTCCTCCAGTGTCAGCTGGTCTCCTCCTTCCAGTGTCCAGTTCTACGAACTACgcctcatgttcctcattacTGCACTCAGaccagagctcagcactcagctTCAACAG GAGGGGGGGGTGTCCATCCTCACAGCAGCTTTGGAGGGCTGCCTGGAGATCCAGTGGAAGGACCAGTATGAGTGTGTCCTGAAACCAGCAGCACCCCCGATCTCTCTGGAAGCCTCTCAGCGTATCATAGAGATACTGAAAATCCTCTTCAACATCACCCACAGAACCCACAGACAGGAGCCAAgtgag GCTCATGCTGCTCTTTACCGACACCTGGTGGCCATTCTTCGTCTCTGCCTGATGAGGAACTGCATGCTGCCGGACGACACTGACGAGCTGCAGGG TCACACAGTCAACCTGTTGTCAGCGCTGCCTCTGCAGTGTCTCGATGTGCTGCTGACGGGGCCTGTAGAGCTCGACTCAGAGCAGTGCCAGGGGGTCAACATGGACTGCGTGCGCACCCTGCTGACCTTCATGGAGAGACGTCTGGAATCG GGTGAAAAGGTCAAAGAGAAGCTCACGCCTATACTCAATCTTCTGACAGAGAGCTGCAGGGCCCATAGGGAAACACGCCACTACATCAGGAAACAT ATCCTGCCTCCTCTGAGAGATGTGTCCCACAGGCCGGAGGAGGGCTCCACAGTGAAGAGTCGTCTGATCCGTCTCATGACTCACCTGGATACAGACCTGAAGTACTGTGCTGCCGACCTCATCTTTGTCCTGTGCAAGGAAAATg TCAGGCGTTTTGTCAAGTATACAGGCTATGGTAATGCAGCAGGCCTGCTGGCCACCAGGGGTCTACTGGGGGGCCAGGGCCCCAGAACAAACAGCTCTGATGCGCTGTACTCCAGcgactctgactctgacactGAGGAGTACCGGCAGGTCAAAGATCGCATCAACCCAGTGACGGGGCGGGTGGAGGCAGAGCAGTCAGACCCGATGGAGGGcatgacagaggaggagaaggaggaggaggccaagaGGCTGATCATGCTCTTTAACAGGCTGTCCAG AGACAGCATTATCCAGCCAATGGGAGTGGATTCAGAGGGGAAGCTGGTCCCAATAATGGGACTGAAAGATGATTCCCCTCCTGAGGACATGGGGCCCGAGTCAAAGAATGATGGCgaaggagagaaaaagtga
- the LOC115059526 gene encoding synembryn-A-like isoform X2 — translation MDVDVEGIIQCIKQGDENGVQMQLQEFNKEFAQCFFFDAEERDQRKQRKLEEFRRNKLRECTDSDSECDEYNQEDRSIILRESLAVVLLRFIKTGGVKCHLLRVSLRTLRILSRDKKVLGPLVTDNALLTLAKLAGLTASDTSDEVSDPDSDFYDNIIASLAEAKVLQCRTDDDEEEGDAEANDQNEEGSAFDDDTKSDISNANSGDQDNISWCGSHGTSINPMPRGGLHHKVLERGRKDRRESKMEGEDEEEDGPSGEETHRKEALKVLCNVVYNSTWAQERFSALRLICGLTERLSSSVSWSPPSSVQFYELRLMFLITALRPELSTQLQQEGGVSILTAALEGCLEIQWKDQYECVLKPAAPPISLEASQRIIEILKILFNITHRTHRQEPSEAHAALYRHLVAILRLCLMRNCMLPDDTDELQGHTVNLLSALPLQCLDVLLTGPVELDSEQCQGVNMDCVRTLLTFMERRLESGEKVKEKLTPILNLLTESCRAHRETRHYIRKHILPPLRDVSHRPEEGSTVKSRLIRLMTHLDTDLKYCAADLIFVLCKENVRRFVKYTGYGNAAGLLATRGLLGGQGPRTNSSDALYSSDSDSDTEEYRQVKDRINPVTGRVEAEQSDPMEGMTEEEKEEEAKRLIMLFNRLSRDSIIQPMGVDSEGKLVPIMGLKDDSPPEDMGPESKNDGEGEKK, via the exons ATGGACGTGGATGTGGAGGGGATTATCCAGTGCATCAAGCAGGGGGATGAGAACGGTGTTCAGATGCAGCTGCAGGAGTTTAACAAGGAG TTTGCCCAGTGTTTCTTCTTTGATGCAGAAGAGAGGGACCAAAGGAAG CAAAGAAAGTTGGAGGAG TTCAGGAGGAATAAACTGAGAGAGTGCACTGACTCTGACTCAGAGTGTGATGAGTACAACCAGGAGGATCGAAGCATCATCCTCAGAGAG AGTTTAGCTGTTGTCCTGCTGAGGTTTATAAAAACAGGAGGAGTTAAATGTCACCTTTTAAGAGTATCTCTGCGTACCCTGAGGATCCTGTCCAGGGATAAAAAGGTCCTGGGCCCCTTGGTGACCGATAACGCTCTGCTGACTTTGGCCAAACTAGCTGGGCTCACTGCAAGTGACACAAGCGATGAAGTCAGTGACCCTGACTCAGATTTCTACGATAACATCATTGCTTCTCTTGCCGAGGCCAAAGTTTTGCAGTGCCGCAccgatgatgatgaagaagagggcGATGCCGAAGCAAATGACCAAAATGAAGAAGGCTCTGCCTTTGATGATGATACCAAGAGTGACATCAGCAATGCCAACAGTGGAGATCAGGACAACATCAGCTGGTGTGGGAGCCACGGGACTAGCATCAATCCAATGCCCAGAGGGGGACTACATCACAAGGTCCTGGAGCGAGGGAGGAAGGACCGCAGAGAGAGCAagatggagggggaggatgaggaggaggacgggcCATCAGGAGAGGAGACGCACAGAAAAGAGGCCTTGAAGGTCCTGTGTAATGTGGTATACAACAGCACCTGGGCACAGGAGAGGTTCAGTGCTCTCAG GCTCATCTGTGGTCTCACAGAGCGACTGTCCTCCAGTGTCAGCTGGTCTCCTCCTTCCAGTGTCCAGTTCTACGAACTACgcctcatgttcctcattacTGCACTCAGaccagagctcagcactcagctTCAACAG GAGGGGGGGGTGTCCATCCTCACAGCAGCTTTGGAGGGCTGCCTGGAGATCCAGTGGAAGGACCAGTATGAGTGTGTCCTGAAACCAGCAGCACCCCCGATCTCTCTGGAAGCCTCTCAGCGTATCATAGAGATACTGAAAATCCTCTTCAACATCACCCACAGAACCCACAGACAGGAGCCAAgtgag GCTCATGCTGCTCTTTACCGACACCTGGTGGCCATTCTTCGTCTCTGCCTGATGAGGAACTGCATGCTGCCGGACGACACTGACGAGCTGCAGGG TCACACAGTCAACCTGTTGTCAGCGCTGCCTCTGCAGTGTCTCGATGTGCTGCTGACGGGGCCTGTAGAGCTCGACTCAGAGCAGTGCCAGGGGGTCAACATGGACTGCGTGCGCACCCTGCTGACCTTCATGGAGAGACGTCTGGAATCG GGTGAAAAGGTCAAAGAGAAGCTCACGCCTATACTCAATCTTCTGACAGAGAGCTGCAGGGCCCATAGGGAAACACGCCACTACATCAGGAAACAT ATCCTGCCTCCTCTGAGAGATGTGTCCCACAGGCCGGAGGAGGGCTCCACAGTGAAGAGTCGTCTGATCCGTCTCATGACTCACCTGGATACAGACCTGAAGTACTGTGCTGCCGACCTCATCTTTGTCCTGTGCAAGGAAAATg TCAGGCGTTTTGTCAAGTATACAGGCTATGGTAATGCAGCAGGCCTGCTGGCCACCAGGGGTCTACTGGGGGGCCAGGGCCCCAGAACAAACAGCTCTGATGCGCTGTACTCCAGcgactctgactctgacactGAGGAGTACCGGCAGGTCAAAGATCGCATCAACCCAGTGACGGGGCGGGTGGAGGCAGAGCAGTCAGACCCGATGGAGGGcatgacagaggaggagaaggaggaggaggccaagaGGCTGATCATGCTCTTTAACAGGCTGTCCAG AGACAGCATTATCCAGCCAATGGGAGTGGATTCAGAGGGGAAGCTGGTCCCAATAATGGGACTGAAAGATGATTCCCCTCCTGAGGACATGGGGCCCGAGTCAAAGAATGATGGCgaaggagagaaaaagtga
- the irf3 gene encoding interferon regulatory factor 3, whose translation MAHSKPLLIPWLRSQIDSSRYPGVNWTNPERTEFSVPWKHALRQDSTDDDVLIFKAWAEASSNGRPQGDSSVWKRNFRSALRAKGFKMLSDNKNNAANPHKVFRWPDDSMPEDKSPAGCQDKDSSDLLNCGIPSQESQLVSCFDDCLYLPEEVVFADSSMNQDILQECLKGLQLGPETEGTTGFVPPPEQQQLEDEVVIGRCSLPGQQQYPVTIEGAGSEAGLPEQPAPPMGGAVGGACGGQLAEQFLHSMIKTSDGDNFKTQFRISVYYRGVKMLEQLVENEAGIRLVYSPNHTVNAVDYNSGLTLVSLPSPGPMLDQTQANLTQRILDKLGAGVDIWVSGHAVYGLRRGEVKAFWSLSKFDQTRQPHEISKLQPQPLYMFREFVRGILNFIEGKDSPPSSLFFCLGEKWPDPDNRSWEKKLITVEVVLTSMEFLKNMAVDNGASSLQSVELQMSLEEMMELC comes from the exons ATGGCTCATTCCAAACCGCTGCTCATCCCATGGCTGCGATCCCAGATTGACAGCAGCAGATATCCTGGGGTGAACTGGACAAACCCGGAACGAACGGAGTTCTCCGTCCCATGGAAACACGCTTTAAGACAGGACTCCACCGACGATGATGTTCTCATTTTTAAG GCCTGGGCAGAGGCGAGCAGCAATGGGCGGCCTCAGGGAGACTCGTCAGTTTGGAAGAGGAACTTCCGCAGTGCCCTCCGAGCAAAAGGCTTCAAAATGCTCAGTGACAACAAGAACAATGCTGCAAACCCCCACAAAGTGTTTCGCTGGCCAGATGATTCAATGCCAGAAG ATAAATCCCCTGCTGGATGCCAGGACAAAGACAGCTCTGACTTGTTGAATTGTGGCATTCCTTCGCAAGAG AGCCAGCTGGTTTCGTGCTTTGATGACTGCCTCTACCTGCCAGAAGAAGTTGTGTTTGCAG ACTCCTCTATGAACCAGGATATTCTCCAGGAATGTCTAAAGGGACTGCAGCTTGGCCCTGAGACAG AGGGCACCACAGGCTTCGTGCCTCCTCCTGAgcaacagcagctggaggatgAGGTTGTGATTGGTAGATGCTCGTTGCCAGGACAACAGCAGTATCCAGTGACAATTGAGGGTGCAGGCAGTGAAGCTGGGTTGCCTGAGCAACCAGCACCTCCAATGGGGGGAGCTGTGGGAGGGGCCTGTGGTGGGCAGCTGGCAGAGCAGTTCCTACACTCCATGATCAAAACCAGCGATGGAGATAATTTCA AGACTCAGTTCAGGATTTCAGTGTACTACAGAGGGGTGAAAATGCTCGAgcagctggttgaaaatgaagcTGGGATACGTTTAGTGTACAG CCCTAACCACACTGTAAACGCAGTGGACTACAACTCAGGCCTGACTTTGGTCTCTCTGCCAAGTCCTGGGCCCATGCTGGATCAAACTCAAGCCAACCTGACCCAGCGCATCCTGGACAAACTGGGCGCCGGTGTGGACATATGGGTGTCGGGCCATGCGGTGTACGGCTTGCGTCGGGGTGAAGTCAAAGCGTTTTGGAGCCTCTCTAAGTTTGATCAAACCAGACAGCCACATGAGATTTCAAAACTTCAGCCTCAGCCCCTCTACATGTTCAGGGAGTTTGTGCgag GAATATTGAACTTCATTGAGGGGAAGGACAGTCCTCCATCCTCCCTGTTCTTCTGCCTGGGGGAGAAATGGCCTGACCCTGACAACAGGTCCTGGGAGAAGAAACTCATCACTGTGGAG GTGGTTCTGACTTCGATGGAGTTTCTGAAGAATATGGCTGTCGATAATGGCGCCTCCTCCCTGCAGTCTGTAGAGCTGCAGATGTCCttggaggagatgatggagtTGTGCTGA